CAACAACATCCGGTGGGCACGCAAGCTGGAGCACGCGGGCTGCCACGTGGTCTACGGGCTGGTCGGCCTCAAGACCCACTGCAAGCTCTCGCTCGTGGTGCGCGACGAGCCCGACGGCATCCGCCGCTACACCCACATCGGCACGGGCAACTACAACCCGAAGACGGCGCGGCTCTACGAGGACCTCGGCCTCCTCACGGCCGACCCGCGCATCGGCGAGGACGTCGCGCACCTGTTCAACAACCTGTCCGGGTTCTCCCGCAACGCGTCCTATGACGAGCTCCTGGTCGCGCCCGACTCCGTGCGCACCGGCCTCGTCGAGCAGATCCACGCCGAGATCGCCCACCACCAGGCGGGCCGTCCCGCGCGGATCCGGCTCAAGGCCAACTCGGTCGTCGACGAGGCGATCATCGACGCGCTCTACCTGGCCTCGCAGGAGGGCGTGCCCGTCGAGCTCCTCGTGCGGGGCATCTGCGCCCTGCGTCCGGGCGTGCCGGGCCTGTCCGAGTCCATCACGGTGCGCTCCGTGCTCGGTCGGTTCCTCGAGCACAGTCGCGTCTTCACGTTCGAGGGCGGCGGCGAGCCCCAGGCCTGGATCGGCTCGGCCGACATGATGCACCGCAACCTCGACCGCCGCGTCGAGGTGCTGGTGCGCCTGCCCTCCGTGCTCGGCACCCGCGTCCAGAGCCTGCTCGACCTCGCGTTCGACCCCGACACCAACGCATGGGAGCTCGACGCCGACGGGGTCTGGAACCGCAACGCCGGTTCGGTGCACCTGCAGGAGAGCCTCGTCGACCGGCAGCGCCGCCGCCGGTCCTGACGCCCGTCCGGGCGGACGGTACGGCGCGGGCCCGCCCCGCGCCGTACCGGGAGAACGCGCATGCGACCCCCCGCGGTTTGTGACGCCGGAGTGACGTGCCCCTAGCATGGGGCGGCCGGTTCCCATCCAGCAGGAGAAGTCGTGGCTTTTCGTTTCCGCCCGGTCGAGGGTGCCTTCTTCGACCTCTTCGCCCAGCAGGCTCAGCACCTGACCGTCGGAGCCGGCCTGCTCGCCGAGATGCTGGCCGACGGCGCCGACCACGAGGACGTGGCCCGGCGCATGCGGGACGCCGAGCACGCTGCCGACGAGACGACCCACGAGATCGTGCGGAAGGTGAACAGCACGTTCATCACCCCGTTCGACCGTGAGGACATCTACGGCCTGGCGTCGGGACTCGACGACGTCATGGACGAGATGGACGAGGTCGTCGACATGATCCTGCTCTACGAGGTGAAGTCGCTGCCCGCCGAGCTGGGTGCCCAGGTCGAGGTGCTGCAGCGCTGCGCCGAGCTGACGGCCGAGGCCATGCCGCGGCTGCGCACGATGCAGGACCTCTCGGAGTACTGGATCGAGATCAACCGCCTCGAGAACGCCGGCGACAAGAACCACCGCCGCACGCTCGCGAACCTCTTCAGCGGCAACTACAAGGCGCTCGAGGTGCTCAAGCTGAAGGACATCGTCGAGGCGCTCGAGCGCGCCGTGGACGCCTTCGAGACCGTCGCGAACACCGTGGAGCAGATCGCGGTCAAGGAGTCCTGACGACGTGGAGCTCACCATCGTCATCGTGGTGGTCGTCGTCGCCCTGGTCTTCGACTACACGAACGGCTTCCACGACGCGGCCAACGCGATCGCGACGTCGGTCTCCACCCGGGCGCTGACCCCGCGGGTGGCGCTCGGCATGGCCGCCGTCATGAACTTCGTCGGCGCGTTCCTCGGCCAGGAGATCGCCAACACCGTCGCGTCGGTGATCACGATCCCCGAACCATCGACGACCTCGGCGGCCGTGCACGGACTCGTGATCGTGCTCGCGGGCCTCCTGGGCGCGATCACGTGGAACCTCGTCACCTGGTACTTCGGCCTCCCCTCCTCCTCGTCCCACGCCCTCATCGGCGGCCTCGTCGGCGCTGCCATCGCCGGCGGCGCGGGCGTGAAGTGGGACGTCATCGTCGAGAAGGTCGTCATCCCGATGATCGCCTCGCCGCTGTTCGGCTTCGGCGCCGCGTTCCTCCTGATGCTGGCGATCATGTGGATCTTCCGCCGGCGCAAGCCCGGCCCGACGCAGCGCGGCTTCCGGGTCGCGCAGACCGTCTCGGCCGCCGCGATGGCGCTCGGCCACGGCCTCCAGGACGCCCAGAAGACGATGGGCGTCATCTTCCTGGCGCTCGTCACCGGCGGCTTCGCCGCGCAGTCCGACGGCCTCCCGTTCTGGGTCATCTTCTCGGCCGCCGCGGCGATCTCGCTGGGCACGTACGCCGGCGGATGGCGCATCATGCGCACCCTCGGCCGCCGCATCATCGACCTCGACCCCGCGCGTGGCTTCGCCTCGGAGACCGTCGCGGCCGGCGTGCTCTACACGACCGCGTTCGTGTTCGAGGCGCCCATCTCCACCACGCACACCATCACCTCCGCTGTCATGGGCGCCGGCGCCACCAAGCGCTTCTCGGCCGTGCGGTGGGGCGTCGCGAAGTCGATCGTCGCCGCCTGGGTGCTCACCTTCCCCGCCGCCGGGCTCGTGGGCGCCGTGGGTTACTGGGTCGCGCACGTGCTGTTCGAGGTCGCGCCCTGACGGTCTGACGCTCCCGGACGTCATGCACCTCGGCGGCCGGGGCCATCCGGACGCATGACGTCCCGTGGGCGTCAGGCCGCCACCCCGGGTACGCCGCGGGACCAGCCCCCACGCCGCAGGCCGGCCTCGATCTGGTCGAAGAACTCGTCCTTGGCGAAGCGCAGCCCGAGCAGCGGCAGCCGGAGGACCGTGTCGGCGCCGGAGAGCGTCACCGCGTTGTGACGGATCGCGTCGGCGACCACGTTCTCCGCCCACGCGTGGTGGATGCCGTCGATCTCGAGAACGAGGCCGTACTCCTCCCACCAGACGTCGAGGAAGTAGCTGCCGTCCCGAGCGCGCCGGCGTGCCTGCCGCGTCGGCTCCGGCAGCCCCCGTCGTCGGCACTCGCGCGCCACGTCGATCTCCCCGAGCGACTCCGCTCCACCGGCGAGCTCCAGGAGCACGGTGCCGACCAGCCGCCGCCGACGGTCACGACGGATGCGGAGGAGCTCGGTCGCGATCCGCTCCGTCGTCGCGATGCCCTGCTGCACCGTCATCGTGAGGAGCAGGGTCGCCTGACGGTCGCTGTCCGCCCAGAGGGCACCGCGCACGGCAGCCACCTCCGGCCTGCTCCGGGGGATGCCCACCCCCACCACGTCCGCCGCATCGAAACGGCGGGTCTGGCGCACGGCGACCCCGCGAGCACGCCGCACCCGCGCTCCCCGGGGAACGCTCACGCGCACGTCGCCTCCGTCGAAACGACGCAGTCCCGCGACCTCCAACGCCGCCGCCGCGTCGAGGTGGGCGCGCGGCCCGGCGCCCAGCACCGCCGCCCAGAGCTCCGCGTCGCGCGGCAGCGGCCCCGTGTGCACGGCGACGCACTGCGAACCCCATCGCCGCCAACGCCCGGCGGCCAGCTCGGCGCGCAGCTGCGCGCGGGTGACTCCCGCGGCGTACACCTGCCGGAGGGACAGCACCCCCTCCTGACCGTTCGCGATCGCGAGCGCGCGCGCACGGGCCGCTGCTCGTGCTGATCGGCGGGCCTGGCGCTCTGCGGCGGTGAGGGGCATGCCGACATGCTCGACGGTCGCGAGGACGCCGGGCCGCCCACCGGACCGACCTGTGCGCAGGTCCAGCGTGAGCCGGGCCTGTGGACCGTGGGCGGGCCCGCCGGACGTCATCCGCGGCGGTCGCCCCGGCGGCCGGTCCGCATGACGTCCGCGAGGGGTCCCCCGGGACGTCATGCGGCGCGATGGCCCCGGCGACCGGTTCGCATGACGTCCCGCGTACGGCGCGGGATCAGCCGAAGCGGCCGGAGATGTAGGCCTCGGTGGCGTCGTTGTCCGGGTTCGCGAACATCTTCTCGGTCGAGTTGAACTCGACCAGGTGGCCGGGCTGGCCGGCGCCCTTCAGGTTGAAGAAGCCCGTCTCGTCGGAGACGCGCGCCGCCTGCTGCATGTTGTGCGTGACGATCACGATCGTGAACTGGGTCTTCAGCTCGTGGATGAGGTCCTCGATCGCCGACGTCGAGATCGGGTCGAGGGCCGAGCAGGGCTCGTCCATGAGGAGCACCTGCGGCTCGACCGCGATGGCCCGGGCGATGCACAGGCGCTGCTGCTGACCGCCGGACAGGCCCATGCCGGGCTTGCTGAGCCGGTCCTTGACCTCGCCCCACAGGTTGGCGCCCTTGAGCGAGCGCTCGACGATCACGTCGGCCTCGCTCTTCTTCATCCGCTTGTTGTTGAGGCGGTTGCCGGCCAGCACGTTGTCGTAGATCGACATCGTGGGGAACGGATTGGGCCGCTGGAAGACCATGCCGATCTGGCGGCGCACGGCCACCGGGTCGACGTTGGGGTCGTAGAGCGACTGCCCGTCGACGGAGACCTTGCCCTCGACGCGGGCGCCGGGGATGACCTCGTGCATGCGGTTGAGCGAGCGGAGGAAGGTCGACTTCCCGCAACCGGAGGGGCCGATGAAGGCGGTGACCGAGCGTGCCCGGATGGTCATGTTGACACCCTGCACGGCGAGGAAGTCGCCGTAGTAGATGTCGAGGTCGGAGACGTCGATGCTCTTAGCCATGGTGGTGGGAGTTCCCTCTCAGCCCTGCTTGGGCGCCAGAATCTTGCCGAGTACGCGAGCGATCACGTTGAGCAGCATGACCAGCACCATCAGCACCAGTGCCGCTCCCCAGACGATGTCGATGTTGCCCTTGTTGCGCTCCGAGAAGATCAGCACGGGCAGGGTGGTCATGCTCCCGTCGAACGGGTTGAAGTTGGTGCGCTGCACGATGCCGGCGATGAGCAGCAGCGGCGCCGTCTCGCCGATCACGCGGGCCACGGCGAGCGTGACACCCGCGATGATGCCACCGACCGAGGTCGGCAGCACGACGCGCACGATCGTGCGCCACCGCGGGGTCCCGAGGGCGTACGCCGCCTCGCGCAGGTCGTCCGGCACCAGACGCAGCATCTCCTCGGTGGCCCGCACGACCGTCGGGATCATCAGGAGCGACAACGCGACCGCGCCGCCCAGTCCCGACTGGTATCCCGCTCCGAAGAGCAGCGTGAAGAGCGCGAACGCGAACAGGCCGGCGACGATGGACGGGATGCCGGTCATGACGTCGACGAGGAACGTGACGATGCGGGAGAACGTGTTCCGCTTGCCGTACTCGATGAGGTAGATCGCGGTGAGGATGCCGACGGGCACCGAGATGAGCGCCGCGACGCCCGTGATCACGAGGGTGCCCATGATCGCGTGGTAGACGCCGACCGGCTGGTCCAGCGAGGTCCGGTAGAAGCTGTAGGTGAAGAACGTGCCGTTGAGCGCCTGGGATCCCTCGGCGACGACCGTCCACACCAGGCTGACCAGGGGCGCCAGGGCCACGAAGAAGGTCGCCCAGATCAGGCCGGTCATGAGCCGGTCCGTCGCGGAACGACGGTTCTCGACGACGAGCGACCACACCGGCAGCGCGACGATGAAGACCAGCGCGCCGATGAGGACGGCGGCGACCGTCCCGAGGCCGAGGACCACGCCGGCGACGGCCACGGCGGCGGCCACGGCGGCCACCATCAGCGGCGCCTGGCGCGGCAGGCGCGCGTGGGTGAGCGTCGGGAGCGACGCGGGCGGGGACTGGATGCTCATCCGGCAAGCTTCCTCTCGCTGCGGGCCACGGCCCACCGGGCCGCGAAGTTGATGGCGAACGTCAGCAGGAAGAGCACGAGACCCGTGGCGATGAGGACCTCGAGGGTGCCCTCCGACCGCTCCCGGTAGCGCAGCGCGATGTTGGCCGCGATGGACGGGGTGTTCGAGCCGCTGAACAGGTTGAAGGTGAAGAGCGTGCCGGGCGACAGCACCATGACGACCGCCATGGTCTCGCCCAGCGCGCGGCCCAGGCCGAGCATGACGGCCGAGATGACGCCGGACCGGCCGTAGGGAAAGACGGTCATCCGGATCATCTCCCACCGCGTGGCACCCAGGGCGAGGGCGGCCTCGCGGTGGAGCCGCGGCGTACGGGAGAAGACCTCGCGGCTGATGGCCGTGATGATCGGCAGGACCATGATCGCCAGCACGATGCCGGCGGTCGAGATCGAGCGACCGCTGCTCACGACGTCGCCGAACAGCGGGATGAAGCCGAAGTGCTCGTGGAGCCACTCGTAGATCGGCACCAGTCGCGGCGCCAGGTAGATGCCGGCCCACAGGCCGTAGACGACGGACGGCACCGCGGCGAGCAGGTCGATCACGTAGGCCACCGGCGTGCTGAGCCACGACGGGGCGTACTGCGTGATGACGAGCGCGATGCCGATCGCCAGCGGCACCGCGATGATCAGCGCGATGAGCGAGGCCACGACCGTGCTCGCCAGCAGGGGCCACACGTAGCCCCAGAAGCTGGAGCCGTACTTCGAGTACACCTCGGCCGGCTGGGTGAAGCCGGCGGCGCCCTGGGTGAACAGGAAGATGAAGACGCTGGCCAGCGCCAGGAGGATCAGGGCGGCGGCGGCGATCGTGAGGCCCTTGAAGATCGCGTCGCCGCGGCCCGAGCGCTCGGAGATCCAGGACGGCGACGGGTCACCGCCGGCTGGCGCTTCCTTGGTGGTCAGGGTGGTGCTCACGGGCGAGGTCTCCTCCGGGCGACGTGAGAATCGGTGCGGTGGTCCGGGCACGCGCCCGGGGGTGTGACGTCGTCACACCCCCGGGAGCGCCGTGCAGGATCAGTGTGGATCAGCCGGCCGAGATGTTCTCGACGATCCCCTGGGCCTCGGTCGCGATCTCGGACGAGAGCGGCGCGGAGCCGGCGGCGTCGGCGGCGGCCTGCTGGCCCTCGTCGGACACGATGTAGGACAGGTAGCCCTTGACGTTGGCGGCCTCGGTGTCGTCGTCGTAGTTCTCGCACGCGATCAGGTAGGACAGCAGGATCACCGGGTAGGCGCCCTCCTCCGTCGTCGTGCGGTCGACGTCGGTCGCCATGTCGGTGGCGTCGCGGCCCTCGACGCGGGTCGACACCGCGACGACCTTGGCGGCGCCCTCGGCGGTCGGGGCGCTGAACGTGTCGCCCACGCCGACCGACACGGTGCCGAGGTCACCGATCTGGCTCTCGTCGGCGTAGCCGATCGTGTTCTCGGTGTTCGTGATGAGCTCGACGACACCCGAGGTGCCCTCGGCCGCCTGCGAGTTGCCGCCGGAGACGGGGAACGCGTCCTCAGCCTCGTAGGACCAGTTGTCCGGCGCCGCCTTGCCGAGGTAGTCCGTGAAGTTCTTCGTGGTGCCCGAGTCGTCCGAGCGGTGCACCGGCGAGATGTCGGCGTCCGGCAGGTCGGCGTCCGGGTTGTCGGCGACGATCGCCGGGTCGTTCCACTTCGTGATCTGGTTGTTGAAGATGTCCGCGATCACGGCGGGGCTGAGGTTGAGGCTGTCGACGCCCGGCACGTTGAACGCGATCGCGATCGGCGACACGTACGCCGGGATCTCGATGACGTTGCCGCCGCAGCGCTCGCGGGCACCCTCGAGCTCCTCCTCCTTGAGGTAGGAGTCGGAGCCGGCGAACGACGTGGCGCCGTCGATGAACTGGCCGCGGCCGTCGGTGGAGCCGATGCCCTGGTAGTCGACCGTCAGGTTGCCGTCGTTGAGGCCCTGGATCGCGGTCGCCCACGCCTCCTGCGCCTTCTCCTGGGAGGTGGCGCCCGCGCCGCGGAGCTCGCCCGACAGGCCCGAGGCGGCCGAGGGGGCGTCACTGTTGCCGGAGCCGTTCGAGCTGCCGCCCTCGTTGCCGGCACCGCAGGCCGAGAGGGTGAGGGCCAGAGCGGCCACACCGGGCACGACGTAGCGGAAGGAAGTGCGCTTCACTGCGGGTCTCCTGAAGTCTGCTGAGGATCACTGAACGAACTGACGCACGGAACGTAAGGAGGCTGGGTGTACGGATCCGTCGGCGTCAGTGAACGAGCAGTGAACGGTGGTGACCCATCGGCGAACGCCAGGTCGGGCAGACGGTGAGCATCGGGTGAACTAGACCGGTGCGCCCTTGACGACATGACCTGGACCACACTCACCCGTTACGCGCTCGTGACCTCCGTGGCGACGACACGGCCGCGGCGGTGGTGCACGACGAGCGCGGCGCCCTTGTCGAGGGCGACCGGTGCGACCCCGAGGGCGTCGAGCACCAGCGGCAGCACCGGGCGGTGCGTGCACAGGACCGTGCGGGGCTCCTCGAGCAGACGGACCACGAGGCGGCGCACCCCCGCCTTGCTCGCGTCCTCCTCGCTCAGCACCGGTTCGAGCCGCGGCGTGAGGTCGTGCGCGTCGAGGAAGGGCTGCACGCTCTGCACGCAGCGCGTGCTCGGGGACGTCACGACGGAACCCACGCCGTACGCCGCGAGCAGCGCCACCCAGCGGCGCGCCTGGTCGTGGCCGACCGCCAGCAGCGGCCGCACCCGGTCGTCGGCGCGCCAGCGGTCGCGCGAGCGGGCGACGCCGTGCCGGAGGACGACGAGGGTCGACGTACGCCGCGGGCGAGCCATCGCCTCGTCGAGGGTGGCGACGTCGTGGGCGTAGGTCAGGCGGTCGCGGGCCTCGCCGACCGGCACCCACGCGACCTCGTCGATCTCCTCGGCCCGCCGGTAGCCGGCCACGTCGTCGTCACCGACCACCCGGGCCGACCAGTAGGAGACGGTCTTGTCGCGAGGGCCGCCGCGGCCGGCGACGCGGTAGTGCTGGTCGGCCAGGGGGGCGCCCAGGCGGACCCGGAGCCCGGTCTCCTCCTCGACCTCCCGCACCGCGGTCGCGACCACGTGCTCGCCGCGGTCCACCTTGCCCTTGGGGAACGACCAGTCGTCGTACCGGGGGCGGTGGACGAGCAGGACCTCCTTGCCGGGCCGCGTCACGACGGCGCCCGCGGCGCGCACGGCGGGGCGGTCGGGCTCGGCCGCACCGGGATCGGCGGACGAGGGCAGCTGCTCGCGGGGGACGGCCCCGGGGACGCGGCGCGACATGGGCACCAGTCTCACACCCCGTCCGTCGAGCCCCGGGACGGGCGCGGGCTCAGTCGTCGTCGGCGACGACGCCGAGGATGCGGTCGATCTCCTCGGTCGTGAGGTGCCGCTCGGAGCGGCTGGCCGCGACCATCAGGTTGGTGGTGAGCTCGACCTCGCCCAGCAGCACCGAGTCCTCGAGAGTCACGTCGAACTGGTCGTTCACGGGCTCTCCTCCCTCGCGTGTGCGGACACCGGAGGGACGGTGCCCGCGGCCACCGGCGGGAAAC
This Nocardioides alkalitolerans DNA region includes the following protein-coding sequences:
- a CDS encoding DUF47 family protein, with amino-acid sequence MAFRFRPVEGAFFDLFAQQAQHLTVGAGLLAEMLADGADHEDVARRMRDAEHAADETTHEIVRKVNSTFITPFDREDIYGLASGLDDVMDEMDEVVDMILLYEVKSLPAELGAQVEVLQRCAELTAEAMPRLRTMQDLSEYWIEINRLENAGDKNHRRTLANLFSGNYKALEVLKLKDIVEALERAVDAFETVANTVEQIAVKES
- a CDS encoding inorganic phosphate transporter, with product MELTIVIVVVVVALVFDYTNGFHDAANAIATSVSTRALTPRVALGMAAVMNFVGAFLGQEIANTVASVITIPEPSTTSAAVHGLVIVLAGLLGAITWNLVTWYFGLPSSSSHALIGGLVGAAIAGGAGVKWDVIVEKVVIPMIASPLFGFGAAFLLMLAIMWIFRRRKPGPTQRGFRVAQTVSAAAMALGHGLQDAQKTMGVIFLALVTGGFAAQSDGLPFWVIFSAAAAISLGTYAGGWRIMRTLGRRIIDLDPARGFASETVAAGVLYTTAFVFEAPISTTHTITSAVMGAGATKRFSAVRWGVAKSIVAAWVLTFPAAGLVGAVGYWVAHVLFEVAP
- the pstB gene encoding phosphate ABC transporter ATP-binding protein PstB, which translates into the protein MAKSIDVSDLDIYYGDFLAVQGVNMTIRARSVTAFIGPSGCGKSTFLRSLNRMHEVIPGARVEGKVSVDGQSLYDPNVDPVAVRRQIGMVFQRPNPFPTMSIYDNVLAGNRLNNKRMKKSEADVIVERSLKGANLWGEVKDRLSKPGMGLSGGQQQRLCIARAIAVEPQVLLMDEPCSALDPISTSAIEDLIHELKTQFTIVIVTHNMQQAARVSDETGFFNLKGAGQPGHLVEFNSTEKMFANPDNDATEAYISGRFG
- the pstA gene encoding phosphate ABC transporter permease PstA, producing MSIQSPPASLPTLTHARLPRQAPLMVAAVAAAVAVAGVVLGLGTVAAVLIGALVFIVALPVWSLVVENRRSATDRLMTGLIWATFFVALAPLVSLVWTVVAEGSQALNGTFFTYSFYRTSLDQPVGVYHAIMGTLVITGVAALISVPVGILTAIYLIEYGKRNTFSRIVTFLVDVMTGIPSIVAGLFAFALFTLLFGAGYQSGLGGAVALSLLMIPTVVRATEEMLRLVPDDLREAAYALGTPRWRTIVRVVLPTSVGGIIAGVTLAVARVIGETAPLLLIAGIVQRTNFNPFDGSMTTLPVLIFSERNKGNIDIVWGAALVLMVLVMLLNVIARVLGKILAPKQG
- the pstC gene encoding phosphate ABC transporter permease subunit PstC, which translates into the protein MSTTLTTKEAPAGGDPSPSWISERSGRGDAIFKGLTIAAAALILLALASVFIFLFTQGAAGFTQPAEVYSKYGSSFWGYVWPLLASTVVASLIALIIAVPLAIGIALVITQYAPSWLSTPVAYVIDLLAAVPSVVYGLWAGIYLAPRLVPIYEWLHEHFGFIPLFGDVVSSGRSISTAGIVLAIMVLPIITAISREVFSRTPRLHREAALALGATRWEMIRMTVFPYGRSGVISAVMLGLGRALGETMAVVMVLSPGTLFTFNLFSGSNTPSIAANIALRYRERSEGTLEVLIATGLVLFLLTFAINFAARWAVARSERKLAG
- the pstS gene encoding phosphate ABC transporter substrate-binding protein PstS, encoding MKRTSFRYVVPGVAALALTLSACGAGNEGGSSNGSGNSDAPSAASGLSGELRGAGATSQEKAQEAWATAIQGLNDGNLTVDYQGIGSTDGRGQFIDGATSFAGSDSYLKEEELEGARERCGGNVIEIPAYVSPIAIAFNVPGVDSLNLSPAVIADIFNNQITKWNDPAIVADNPDADLPDADISPVHRSDDSGTTKNFTDYLGKAAPDNWSYEAEDAFPVSGGNSQAAEGTSGVVELITNTENTIGYADESQIGDLGTVSVGVGDTFSAPTAEGAAKVVAVSTRVEGRDATDMATDVDRTTTEEGAYPVILLSYLIACENYDDDTEAANVKGYLSYIVSDEGQQAAADAAGSAPLSSEIATEAQGIVENISAG
- a CDS encoding NUDIX hydrolase → MSRRVPGAVPREQLPSSADPGAAEPDRPAVRAAGAVVTRPGKEVLLVHRPRYDDWSFPKGKVDRGEHVVATAVREVEEETGLRVRLGAPLADQHYRVAGRGGPRDKTVSYWSARVVGDDDVAGYRRAEEIDEVAWVPVGEARDRLTYAHDVATLDEAMARPRRTSTLVVLRHGVARSRDRWRADDRVRPLLAVGHDQARRWVALLAAYGVGSVVTSPSTRCVQSVQPFLDAHDLTPRLEPVLSEEDASKAGVRRLVVRLLEEPRTVLCTHRPVLPLVLDALGVAPVALDKGAALVVHHRRGRVVATEVTSA